The Dama dama isolate Ldn47 chromosome 25, ASM3311817v1, whole genome shotgun sequence genome window below encodes:
- the LOC133046505 gene encoding large ribosomal subunit protein eL43-like, which produces MAKRTKKVGIVGKYGTRYGASLRKMVKKIEISQHATYTCSFCGKTKMKRRAVGIWHCGSCMKTVAGGAWTYNTTSAVTVKSAIRRLKELKDQ; this is translated from the coding sequence ATGGCGAAACGCACCAAGAAGGTCGGAATCGTGGGCAAATACGGGACCCGTTATGGTGCCTCCCTCAGGAAAATggtgaagaaaattgaaatcagccAGCACGCCACGTATACCTGCTCTTTCTGTGGCAAAACCAAGATGAAGAGAAGAGCTGTGGGCATTTGGCACTGTGGTTCCTGCATGAAAACAGTAGCTGGTGGTGCCTGGACCTACAACACCACTTCTGCTGTCACAGTAAAGTCTGCCATCAGAAGACTGAAGGAATTGAAGGACCAGTAG